TCTCCGGGTCATCCGGATGCGTTCGCGAGTCGCTTGAGCAGCTGGATCTGGCCAGCGTGGTAGAGGTCGTGCGCCGCCGCACCCTGGATCACCCGCCCGAGCGGGAACGGACTGCCGGGAACGCGGCGGTCGAGGTCGCGCGGCGCGAGGGCGGCGACCGCCTCGCGCAAGCGGCGGTGCTGATCGACGAGGAGCTGTCGATCCGCTTTCCAAGCCGCCTCGGTCGCCTCGCCGGGGCACGGACGCGCGAACCAGTTCGACCCTCCGAGGGCGAACGAGCCGCGCTTCTCGCCGGTCACCCGGCGCCAGACCGCGTACTTCCAGTAGGCACAGTGGACCGCCAGCTCCCAGGTGTTGTGTCGCTCCGGAGCGGGGCGCCAGGCCGCGGTGGCGACATTCACCCGGCGCAGAGCTCCCCGCAGGTTGGTGCCGTGCCAGGAGCGGCGCTCGAACGCCTCGTCGAGCGCGGCGACGAGCAGGGCGATGGCCGTCGAGGTCATCGCTCGGTCGGCGCGACGGCCGCAGCGCTCGGGAAGAGGTGCTCGGGTACCTGGACGGCGACAATCTCGCCGCGCGCACAGACCGCGCCGTCCGCCCGCAGGAGCGCCTCGACGACGACTTTGCGCCCCTTCACCTCCTTGACCCGCCCCCGAACCTCGAGCGTCACGCCGAGCGGTGTCGGCTTCAGGTAGTCGACGTGAAGCGAGGCGGTGAGAAAGCGCAGCGGCGGCTCGCTGTCCATCGGACGTCCGGCGGCACGGTAGGCCGCCGCCGCGGCGGTGCCGGTGCCGTGGCAGTCGATCAGCGAGGCGATCAATCCGCCGTAGACGAAGCCGGGGATGGCGATGTATCGCGGGTCCGGCGTGTGGACGCAGACCGACTCGTCGCCCTCCCAGTAGCTGCGGATGTGGAGCCCGTCGTCGTTCAGGCGCCCGCAGCCGTAGCAGTGGGCGAGCGCCTCGGGGTAGAAGTCCTGGAACGCCTGCTCGCTCATCCGCCGTTCAGTCCTTTCCCTTCGCCCCGCCTGGGGTGCGGCAGTCGCCGAGATCGACGGCCACCCGGCCGCGGTCGACCGGGTCGAAGCGCACCGGCACCCAGTTGCCGGCCTGCAGTTGCGGCAGGGTGAGACGGGACACCCGGGTGCTCGCCGGCGCGTCGAACGCCTTGCCGACGGACGGCAGGACCCGGAGCGAGAGCTCCAGCACCACCGCCTCGCGCGAGGAGCCGGTCGCGACCTCTCGCGAGTCGAGGATGATCGCGCGGGCCGGGAGGCCGGAGACGAGGAGCCCACAGGCGGGATCCGGAACCGGGTCGGGCGCGACGCGACCCGACGCGCAGGCGCCGAGCGTCCCGGCAAGGACGACGAGACCCCAACCGACGAACGAGCCGAGGAGCGGGCGCCGTCTCACGCGACCCCCGCTTCGCTTCCGGCGAATACGAGTCGGCGCGCGCCGACCGCGTCGGTGGCCGGCCCCGGAGGTGCCGAAAGGTGGGAGTCGGCGAAGCGCCGCGCGGCGGCGACTGCCGTCGCCGCCGCTTCGCCGTCGCCGCGTTCGAGCTCCCAGGCCGCCTGGGCGACGAGGAGCGCACCGGCGTACGCCCGACCCAGGCCGAGAGCGAACGCCCGGGCACCGGCCTCGAGCTCGTCGCCACCCTCGGGTGCCGTGCGCCGCCACCACGCCTGACAGGCGCCGGCAAGCTGCCGCAGGCGATGGGCGGCCTCGACCAACGGCCCGCCGCGCGCCGCAGCAAGGAGACGTTCGAGGTCGGCGACGAGCGGCGGCAGAGCATCTTCCCGCGCCGCCGCTCGCAGCGCGTCGAGGGCGAGGACGTTGGTCGTTCCTTCCCAGATGGCGAGCACCTGGGCGTCCCGCAGCAGCACCGGCAGTCCCGTGTCCTCCACGTAGCCCGCCCCGCCGAAGGCTTCGAGTGCCTCCGAGACGCCGGCCACCGCCTGGCGTGCGGTCAGCGCCTTGGCGATCGGCGTGAGCAGTCGCAGCAAGGCGTGCTCGGCGGCGGTCGCTTCGCCGGTCTCCTCGCGGCCGCAGAGCTCGGCGCAGCGGAAGGTGAGCTGCAGCGCCGCGGCATGTTCGGCCGCGAGGCCGGCCAGGGTCTCGACGTGCAGCGGCTGTTCGGCGAGGGTGCGACCGAAAGCCCGGCGCCGTCCGGCGTAGTCGCGCGCCAGTTGAAGCGCTCGCGCGAGATAGCCCGAAGCACAGCAGGCGTTGTAGAGACGGGTGATGTTGAGGAGGGTGGCGATGGTCGCCACGCCCCGTCCGGCCCCGCCGACCTGACGCGCCGGCACGCCGTCGAGCTCGAGCTCGGCGGTGGGCAGCGCCCGCGTGCCGAGCTTGTCCTTGAGCCGCAGCACGCGGACCCCCTGGAGATGGCCGGCCGGGTCGCGCAGCTCGAGGTAGAACATCGTCAGGCCCCGGCTCCCCGCCGGCGCCCCGTCGAGCCGCGCCAGGGTCAGCGCCATCGGCGCGCTCGTCGCCGAGGTGAACCACTTGCTGCCGTAGAGGCGGAAGCCATCGCCCTCGCGACGGGCCACCGTGGCCGTGCCGCTGACGTCCGAGCCACCCTCGCGCTCGGTCATCCACTGACCCGAGGTCCAGAAGGTAGCGGGATCGCGCGACAGGAGACGCGGCAGCGCATGCGCGCGCAGATCGCCTTCGGCGAAGAGCTCGAGCACGCGCGCCGCTCCGTCGGTCATCGCCATCGGGCAGGAGGCGATGGCCGAGCTCGGATGGTAGAGGTAGAGCCGGGCGAACTGATGGACTCGCGAGAGGGCGCCGTGACGTCGCTCGTAGGCGGTGGCGACGATGCCCTCTTCCGCGGCGATGGCGTGCAGCCGCTCCCAGGCCGGCGAGGTCGCGATGTGATCGACGCGCCGCCCCCAGGCGTCGAACGGCACGTGGCGCGGGGGATCGGCCTCGGCCGCGGCAGAGAGGTCGAGCATCTCGCCGGCCGCGCGGGCGCCGAGGGCGCGCAGCCCGGGCTCGATCTCGACGAGCAGGGACGCCGGCAGCAGTCGAGCGAGGCAGCGGCGCAAGGTCCAGTCGGCGTCGTACGGGTTCGACAGGCGAGGACCGTCCTGGAAGAACTCGGCCATGGGAGACCTCCGCGGCAGATGCTACGTCGAGTTGGCGCTGGCGCGGTCGCTCGAATCCAGGGCGTTGGGCGACAGGATCGCCACCGTCTTGCCGACGAGGCGCTCGCCGAGCAGGCCGTGCAGGGCCGCGGGAACGTCGGCCAGCTCGAGCTCGCGAGCGACGGTGGCGCGCACGACGCCGGCCTCGGCAAGCCCGCAGACCTCGCGACCGACTTCGAGGAGTCGGCGGCGCGCGGCTTCGCCGTGGCGATGCGCCGCGCCGAGGGCGAGCTGATGGAACGACAGCCCGCGCCCGAAGGCGTCACGGTAGTGGTGCGGGCGGGCGAGATCGACGAGCTCGACCAGCTCCCCCTCGAAAGCGAGACACTCCACCGCCGCGAGGTCGGCGTCCCAGCCGACGGCATCGATGGCCCGCGTCACCCCGTAGCCGCCGGTGATCTCGCACACCCGTCGCGCCACGTCCTCGCTCCGGTAGTCGATGGCATGGGTCGCCCCGTGGGAGAGGACGAAGGCATGGTGGGCCCGCGAACAGACGGCGATGATCGGCCGCGCACCGAGCAGACGCGCCAGCTGGACGGCGAAGCCGCCGACACCCCCGGAGCCGCCGAGGACCAGAAGCGAGTCTCCCGGCGCCAGTCGCAGCTTGTCGACGAGGGCCCGCCAGGCCACCCAGCCGGAGCAGGGGAGCGAGGCCGCGATCACCGGAGGCAGGCGCGGATGGGCGAGCAGGGTCGCGGCCGGGTGGATCGCGAGCTCGGCGAGCCCACCGTGCGGCGAGAGCATGTCGCCGTGGTAGAGGACGGCGTCACCGACCCGCCAGTGCTCGACTCCGGGACCGAGGGCGTCGATTCGGCCGGAGACGTCGAGCCCAGCGACCCAGTCGGCGGTCATCCCGAGCGCCATCGCCTTCCAGCTCGGCAGCTTCGCGTCGACGGGGTTCAGGCCGCAAGCCGCGACGCGCACGCGCACTTCCCCGGGCCCCGGCGCCGGTGGCGCGATCTCGCGCAAGCTGAAGCGGTCGGTGTCAGGATCGAAGGTCACTGCGCGCATGGCGCACCTCGGGCAGCCTTTCGCCGTTGTCGTCGCCGCGCGGCGGTCGCTGGTCGACTCTCGGGCAGAGGCTTGCGCTCCATTCTGCACCGCTTTCTCACTTGCGGGGGCCCTCGGCGGGGTTCGAATCCGCTCCGGCGTCTCGAAGCCCCGCGTGGGCCGCCCCCAGCTGGGGGTCGCCGTCGTGCGGCCCGGCGCCCCGTTCCCCTCGCTGAACCAGCACCAACGCCACGACGATCACCGCGGTGGCGACGACGAGTCGGCCGCCGAGTGGCTCTCCGGCCCACAGCCAGCCGGCGAGGATCGCCACCACCGGGTTCACGAAGGTGTGGGTCGCGACGAGCGTCGGCGACACGTGCTGGAGCAGCCAGGTGTAGGCGGAGAAGGCGATCACCGATCCGAAGCTGATCAGGTACGCCAGGCCGAGGGCCGAGCGCAGGGACACCGCACCAGGGTCGAGCTCGGCGAGGCTCGCCGGTCAGCGCCGCGAGCACGAGGAGCATCGCCCCTCCCGAGAGAGTCGCCACCGCAGCGCGCCCGAGCGGATGGCTGGGGAGCTTCAACCGCGGCCCGACGATCACCCCGAGCGACCAGGCGAGTGAGCTCAGCAGGGTCGCGAAGGTCGCCCAGTCGACGAGGCGCACGGCGCCGAGCTCGGGGAGCGTCAGGATCGCCACGCCCGCGAGCCCGAGCAGCAGGCCGAGGCCGTTGGCCCAGTTGACGCGCTGGCGCCCGAGCATCGCGCCGAAGGCGAGGATCCAGAGCGCCTCGGTGGCGATGAGGAGCGCGGCGAACCCCGAGGCGATGTGGAGCTCGGCCCAGTGCAAGAGCCCGTGGCCGGCGAGGAAGAAGAGGGCGCCCAGGACACTGCCCGCGATCCAATCGGCCCGACAGGGTCGATAGCCGCGAAGCCAGGCGAGCGAGAAGAGCACCGTCCCCGCCGCCGCGTGGCGCACCCCGGCGGTGAGCAGCGGCGGGATCGTCTCGACCGCGTAGCGGATGGCCAGATAGGTCGTCCCCCAGACGAGGAAGATGGCGACGAACGCCAGGACCAGCAGGTGGCGCGGCGGTGCGGACAGGGGCGCGGAAGGCGACGGGCTCGGCAAGAACGAACCTCCGAAGTGGCGTAATGATGGTTACAACCCTACGCCGCGCTCCTTAACCTGTCAACTGACGTATGCTGGTTAACCGAGGAGGGACACCGCCATGGCGCACGAGTTCACCGCCGGCGACCTGGGCCTCGACTTCGTCAACACGCTCGAGCACCACGAGGGACCGGTGCGAGAGGACGCACTGACGTCCTGGTCGGAGCTCGTCGAGTGGACCGTCAAGGCGGGGCTGGCGAAACCACCGGTGGCCGCCAAGCTGCGTGCCCTGGAAGCGCAGAACCCGCGTGCCGCCGACGGCGTCTTCCGGCGCGCGCTGCAGCTGCGGGAGTGCCTCTATCGGATCGTCACCGCGCTCCTCGCCGAGGGCACTCCCGCGAGCGACGACCTCCGGGTCTTCAACGGCTTTCTCGCCGAGGCGCAGACCGCCGTCGTCCTGCGTCCGGCGTCCGGTGGGCTGGTCTTCGAACTCGCGGTCTCCGCCGAACGCCCGGAGTCCGTGCTCGGTCCCGTCGTGATGGCCGCAGCGCGGCTCCTCACCGCTCCCGAGACGCTCGCGCGAATCCGCCGCTGCGACGCGGAGACCTGCCGTTGGTTCTTCGTCGACCGCAGCAAGAACCGGTCGCGCCGCTGGTGCGACATGCAGGTCTGCGGCAACCGCGCCAAGGCGCGCGAGTACTACCGACAGCATCGCCGGCGCGACTGACCGGAGGCCGGTCGCGCCCCGGAGAGCGCGACCGCCGCGCCGCAAGCGGCCTCAGGCCGAACGGCGCCGCACGACCAGGCGGTCGTAGAGCCACATGGCGGCGGTCGCCGCGAGCCCGATCGCGCCGACGACGTACCACATCGTCTGCGGTGCCGGCGCTCCGACCACGCCCTGCTTGAACGGGGTGACGTAGGTGGCGACCAGATGTCCGCCGAGCGCGCCGGCGACGAAGGTGCCGATGGCGATCGGCAGGAAGGCGAAGCCCATGTACGTCCCCACCTGATCCTTCGGCGCCAGATCGGCGACGTACTCGTAGTAGCGCGGCGCCTGCAGCCCCTCGCCGAGGGCGAAGATCATGATCGCTGCCACCGTCGCCCAGATCGTCGGGATCGACCCCATGAGGAACCAGGACACCGAAGCGAGAGCGAAGCCGAGCGTCATCGCGGTCAGCGGCTTGAGCTTCTTGGCGAGCGCGGTGATCGGCACGGTGATCAGGATGATCGTCCAGGCGTCGACCGTCTCGATGATCTCGAACTGCTCGAAGTGCAGCACGTCCCGCACGTAGAACGGCAGGGCGTAGAAGATCAGCCAGAACATCATCCAGAAGCCGGAGAAGATGACGAGGAAGCTCATGAACCGCAGGTTGCCGAAGACGAGCAACATGTCGGCGAGCACTTTGCCCATCGAGCGCGCCGGCGGCGCGTCGGCGGGTTGCGGCGGCTCCTTGTAGAAGAGCTGCGTCGCCACGACCAGCGCGAGGCTGGTGATCGAGGACATCACCAGCACGTAGGCGATGCCGAGGTTCTGCCGCACCTGCAGGGCGAGGATCGGACCGATCGCACCGCCGAAGTTCACCAGGGTGTAGTAGATCGAGTAGCCGAGCCCCTTGCTCGCCTCGGTCGTCGTGCGCGCCACCGTGCCGACGATCGACGGTTTGATCAACGAGCCGCCGATCGCGGTGACCACCAGGGCGAGCACCATGTAGGTGGTCGGCCCGAGGGCGTCGACGAGCGGCTTGCCCAGCGGCAGTCCGCCGAGGCCGATCAGCAGATAGCCGACGCAGAAGATCGAGAAGCAGGCGGTGAGGCTCTTCTTGAACCCGTAGCGGTCGACCACCGTGCCGGCGAGGATCGGCAGGAAGTAGAGCAGCGTGTTGAAGACGCTTCCCACCAGCCAGCCGGCTTTCTCCGGCCCGAGGCCGACCTGTTCGGCGACGTAGACGGCGAGAATCGCCTTGCTGCCGTAGTAGGCAAAGCGCTCGAACAGCTCGATGACGTTGGCGATCCAGAACGTCCGAGAAAAGCCGCTGCGAAGGGTGGCAAGACGGTCGGTGAGGCTCAAGGGTCCTCCTGGAGGGCGATGCGCGGCGATCCTCCCCGCAAAGACCTCTCCCGGTCAACCGCACACCGGTCTCCGGAATCACCGCCGGAGGCTCGCCGGAACGGCCCCGACCGCGAGAGGATCCGCCCATGTCGAGAACGCTCGCTCGCTGTCGCCCTCGAGGCACGACTCTCCGGTCGCTCGGCCTGGCCGGGTTCCTGCTGCTCGCCGCCGATCCGCGAACGGCAGCCGCGACCGGCACCCCGACCTCGGGAGCAGGCGCTCCCTCGTCCTGGTGGGGGCTGGTCCGACTCGGGAACACACCGGTCGGCTCGGTGGTCGAGCGACGCCGCCCCCTGCCGGACGGCGGGTTCGAGGCCACGAGCGAGCTGACGCTGGCGATCAACCGCGCCGGTACCCGCGTGGAGATGAACGCGACCGCGGTGACCCGCGAGGCGGCGACGGGGGAGCTCCTGTCGGCTCGTCTCGAGAGCCGCCTCTCGTCCCAGGTGTCGACCTTCGAGGCCGAACGGGTCGCGGGCGGGTTGCGACTGCGGTCCGGTTCGGGAAGCGACGCCCCGCTGCGCGAGCAGATCGTCCCGGTCGCCGGTTCGCTTCTCGGCCCCGAAGCCGTGCGGCGTCGCACACTCGCCGAGCTGCGCTCTCCCGGAGACACGATCGCCGTTCGCGAGCTCATCGCCGAGCTCGGCGGGGTCTATCTCGTCCGGCGCAAGCTCGTCGCGTTCGCGCCGCTCGCCGAGCCGCCGGGTGGGCGCACGGATCGACCCGCTCGAGGAACCCGCGAGATCGAAGAGACGACCGAGGGCGTCCCGGATGCCCGGCGACTCTGGCTGGACGAGGACGGAGAGCTGCTGCGCGAGCGCGAGCCGAGTCCGTTCGGCGACCTCGAGGTGGTGCGCACCTCGCGTGCCGAGGCCGAGGCGGCTCGCAGCGGAGGGCAGCTTCCCGAGGAGATCTACTCCCGCTCGCTCGCCCGGAGCAACGTCCGTCTGCCCTCGCCGCGCGGCACCGACCGGCTCCACTTCCGCCTGCTGCCGCTCGACCCCGCGGGCCCGGCGGTCGCCTGGCCGGACCTCGACGGCGGCAATCAGCGCGTCGTCGCCCGTCAGGCGGCCGCGATCGAGCTCGAGGTGAGGCGTCCGGCTCCTCCGGCTGGAGCAACGCCGGAGTCGACCGGGTTGGTCGATCCGCTCGCCGACGAGCTGGCGCCGAACGTCTGGATCGAGTCGGACGATCCGGAGGTCGTGCGGCTCGCCCGCACGATCGTCGCTGGCGAGCGGGATCGCTACCGCCAGGCGCTGGCGCTCACCGCCTGGGTTCATCGGGAGATGCACTTCGATCTCGGCATCGTCATGGCGCCGGCGTCGGAGCTCGTTCGCACCCGCCGTGGCACCTGCGCCGGATACGCGACGCTGCTCGCCGCGCTGTCTCGAGCGGTCGGGATCCCGGCACGCTTCGTCATGGGCAGCGTCTACCTGCTCGGGGCCTGGGGCGGGCATGCCTGGGTCGAGCTCGAGATCGGCGGCCGCTGGCTGCCGTTCGACGCGACGGTCTATTCACCGGGGATCGCCGACGCGGCGCGGATCGCCTATTCGCGCGACTCCCTGCGCCACGGGTTCGGCGGCGCCTCGCTCGCCGGCCTGTCGATCGTCGGGAAGGTCCGGGTCGAGGTGCTCGACGGCGACTTCGACGGGGTGAGGCGGGACTTCGCCGGAGCGCGCGCTCCGTCCTCGCTCGCCGCTGGTCGCTACGAGAATCCCGGCCTCGGACTGCGCCTGGTCGTGCCCGACGGCTTCGTTCCGTCCCACACCGAGGCGGTCTGGCCCGATCCGGTCCTGCTCGAGCTCGCCGACTCCCGGGGAACACGAGCCGTCCTGCGGGAGGGTGATCTCGATGGACGGAACGGGGCGAGCGTCGCCGCCACCGAGCTCGCCGCCCTCGGCGTCGGGGCGAATCCGGTGCGCCGCAGCCTCGGCGGCGCGCCGGCGCTCGTCGCGTTCGCCGCAGACCGAGCCGGGGCGGTCTGGGTGCGTGGAACCCAGGTGATCTCGCTGGTCGTTGAAGGGAGCTCCCCCGGCGAGCGGCTTGCCGCGCTCGCCGAAGGGATGGTCTGGAGAGACGCCCCGGAGAGCTCTCAGGCCTCGTCGGCCGACGGTCCGTAGAGCCCGGGGACCGGCACGTCGAGCAGGCGCAGGTAGACGGTGAGCTGGGCGCGATGGTGGACCAGGTGGTTGAACACCATGTTGCGCAGCACGGCGCCGCGCGGCATCGTGAAGTAGACCTGATCCCCGCCCTTGAGCGTCCAGGCCACGCCGAAGTCGGCGTCGGCTGCTGCCTCGAGGGCCGCCCGCGTCTCCTTGGCGGCGCGGTCGAGGTTGGCGACCAATCCGGCGGCGTCCGTGGCGATCGGCATCCGCATCACCTCGCCGTCCTTCGGCGAAAGGTCGAGCTCGGTGGTCCGCAGCGTCACGTGGCCCCACGAGACCAGGTTGGAGGTGTGGTTGGCGAGCTGCCCCAGGCTGAACGATTTCGGATGGGGGCGCCAGTCGAAATTGTCGGCAGGGATCCGCTCGAGCACTTTGCGGGTGCCGGCGACCTCGTGATCGAACTCGGGCAACAGGCTCTGGGCGATCGACATCGACTCTCTCTCCTTGCAGTGGTTCGTCGGGGAGGCGGATCCTAACCCTCTCGTGCTCCGACGCGCTGTTA
This genomic window from Holophagales bacterium contains:
- a CDS encoding DinB family protein, with translation MTSTAIALLVAALDEAFERRSWHGTNLRGALRRVNVATAAWRPAPERHNTWELAVHCAYWKYAVWRRVTGEKRGSFALGGSNWFARPCPGEATEAAWKADRQLLVDQHRRLREAVAALAPRDLDRRVPGSPFPLGRVIQGAAAHDLYHAGQIQLLKRLANASG
- a CDS encoding PaaI family thioesterase, which encodes MSEQAFQDFYPEALAHCYGCGRLNDDGLHIRSYWEGDESVCVHTPDPRYIAIPGFVYGGLIASLIDCHGTGTAAAAAYRAAGRPMDSEPPLRFLTASLHVDYLKPTPLGVTLEVRGRVKEVKGRKVVVEALLRADGAVCARGEIVAVQVPEHLFPSAAAVAPTER
- a CDS encoding zinc-binding dehydrogenase, whose protein sequence is MRAVTFDPDTDRFSLREIAPPAPGPGEVRVRVAACGLNPVDAKLPSWKAMALGMTADWVAGLDVSGRIDALGPGVEHWRVGDAVLYHGDMLSPHGGLAELAIHPAATLLAHPRLPPVIAASLPCSGWVAWRALVDKLRLAPGDSLLVLGGSGGVGGFAVQLARLLGARPIIAVCSRAHHAFVLSHGATHAIDYRSEDVARRVCEITGGYGVTRAIDAVGWDADLAAVECLAFEGELVELVDLARPHHYRDAFGRGLSFHQLALGAAHRHGEAARRRLLEVGREVCGLAEAGVVRATVARELELADVPAALHGLLGERLVGKTVAILSPNALDSSDRASANST
- a CDS encoding EamA family transporter; translation: MSLRSALGLAYLISFGSVIAFSAYTWLLQHVSPTLVATHTFVNPVVAILAGWLWAGEPLGGRLVVATAVIVVALVLVQRGERGAGPHDGDPQLGAAHAGLRDAGADSNPAEGPRK
- a CDS encoding ABATE domain-containing protein, whose protein sequence is MAHEFTAGDLGLDFVNTLEHHEGPVREDALTSWSELVEWTVKAGLAKPPVAAKLRALEAQNPRAADGVFRRALQLRECLYRIVTALLAEGTPASDDLRVFNGFLAEAQTAVVLRPASGGLVFELAVSAERPESVLGPVVMAAARLLTAPETLARIRRCDAETCRWFFVDRSKNRSRRWCDMQVCGNRAKAREYYRQHRRRD
- a CDS encoding MFS transporter, whose protein sequence is MSLTDRLATLRSGFSRTFWIANVIELFERFAYYGSKAILAVYVAEQVGLGPEKAGWLVGSVFNTLLYFLPILAGTVVDRYGFKKSLTACFSIFCVGYLLIGLGGLPLGKPLVDALGPTTYMVLALVVTAIGGSLIKPSIVGTVARTTTEASKGLGYSIYYTLVNFGGAIGPILALQVRQNLGIAYVLVMSSITSLALVVATQLFYKEPPQPADAPPARSMGKVLADMLLVFGNLRFMSFLVIFSGFWMMFWLIFYALPFYVRDVLHFEQFEIIETVDAWTIILITVPITALAKKLKPLTAMTLGFALASVSWFLMGSIPTIWATVAAIMIFALGEGLQAPRYYEYVADLAPKDQVGTYMGFAFLPIAIGTFVAGALGGHLVATYVTPFKQGVVGAPAPQTMWYVVGAIGLAATAAMWLYDRLVVRRRSA
- a CDS encoding transglutaminase domain-containing protein gives rise to the protein MSRTLARCRPRGTTLRSLGLAGFLLLAADPRTAAATGTPTSGAGAPSSWWGLVRLGNTPVGSVVERRRPLPDGGFEATSELTLAINRAGTRVEMNATAVTREAATGELLSARLESRLSSQVSTFEAERVAGGLRLRSGSGSDAPLREQIVPVAGSLLGPEAVRRRTLAELRSPGDTIAVRELIAELGGVYLVRRKLVAFAPLAEPPGGRTDRPARGTREIEETTEGVPDARRLWLDEDGELLREREPSPFGDLEVVRTSRAEAEAARSGGQLPEEIYSRSLARSNVRLPSPRGTDRLHFRLLPLDPAGPAVAWPDLDGGNQRVVARQAAAIELEVRRPAPPAGATPESTGLVDPLADELAPNVWIESDDPEVVRLARTIVAGERDRYRQALALTAWVHREMHFDLGIVMAPASELVRTRRGTCAGYATLLAALSRAVGIPARFVMGSVYLLGAWGGHAWVELEIGGRWLPFDATVYSPGIADAARIAYSRDSLRHGFGGASLAGLSIVGKVRVEVLDGDFDGVRRDFAGARAPSSLAAGRYENPGLGLRLVVPDGFVPSHTEAVWPDPVLLELADSRGTRAVLREGDLDGRNGASVAATELAALGVGANPVRRSLGGAPALVAFAADRAGAVWVRGTQVISLVVEGSSPGERLAALAEGMVWRDAPESSQASSADGP
- a CDS encoding DinB family protein; its protein translation is MSIAQSLLPEFDHEVAGTRKVLERIPADNFDWRPHPKSFSLGQLANHTSNLVSWGHVTLRTTELDLSPKDGEVMRMPIATDAAGLVANLDRAAKETRAALEAAADADFGVAWTLKGGDQVYFTMPRGAVLRNMVFNHLVHHRAQLTVYLRLLDVPVPGLYGPSADEA